In Acidiphilium acidophilum, one genomic interval encodes:
- a CDS encoding SDR family NAD(P)-dependent oxidoreductase, which produces MYLEKFSLKGRNAVVTGGGRAIGLACSTALAEAGAYVVIADRDANVCEEGKASLAKLGYSAESIVLDVTDSAAVNAAATALNEKLGSIDILVNNAGIARSGTAAEDTTDEHWLDVINVNLNGTFYCARAFGKPMLARRSGVVVNIGSMSGFISNKPQKQSFYNASKAAVHHLTRSLAGEWADRGVRVNAVAPTYIDTPLTRFGMEDDELNRIWLDMTPMHRVGQTHEIASVVHFLASDASSLMTGSIVLADGGYCVW; this is translated from the coding sequence ATGTATCTCGAAAAATTCAGTCTCAAAGGCCGTAACGCCGTCGTCACCGGCGGTGGCCGCGCCATCGGCCTCGCCTGTTCGACAGCCCTCGCCGAAGCCGGTGCCTACGTCGTCATCGCGGACCGCGACGCCAATGTCTGCGAGGAAGGCAAGGCCAGCCTCGCCAAACTCGGCTATTCCGCCGAAAGCATCGTCCTCGACGTGACCGACAGCGCAGCGGTCAACGCCGCCGCGACCGCGTTGAACGAAAAACTCGGCTCCATCGACATCCTGGTCAACAATGCCGGCATCGCCCGCTCCGGCACCGCCGCCGAAGACACCACCGACGAACACTGGCTCGACGTCATCAACGTCAACCTCAACGGCACGTTCTACTGCGCCCGCGCCTTCGGCAAGCCCATGCTCGCGCGCCGCAGCGGCGTCGTGGTCAATATCGGCTCGATGTCCGGCTTCATTTCCAACAAGCCGCAGAAACAGAGTTTCTACAACGCCTCGAAAGCCGCGGTGCATCACCTCACCCGCTCCCTCGCGGGCGAATGGGCCGATCGCGGCGTCCGGGTCAACGCGGTCGCCCCCACCTATATCGACACGCCGCTGACCCGCTTCGGCATGGAGGATGACGAACTCAACCGCATCTGGCTCGACATGACGCCGATGCACCGGGTCGGCCAGACCCACGAGATCGCCTCGGTCGTCCACTTCCTCGCCTCGGACGCATCGAGCCTCATGACCGGCTCGATCGTGCTCGCCGATGGCGGCTACTGCGTCTGGTAA
- a CDS encoding L-iditol 2-dehydrogenase — translation MRLAGKYAAITGGAGGIGRAMAAGFIAEGASVCIADRTIEAATAAAEALGPNAHACALDVAKSASIAEFAAFTAQRGGLDILVNNAAIFDLAPIADITEASYDRVFAVNVKGLLFTLQAIANQMIAAGKRGRIVNMASQAGRRGEALVGVYCASKAAVISLTQSAGLDLIRHGIRVNGIAPGVVDTPMWAEVDALFARYENLPLGEKKRQVGLAVPYGRMGRPEDLVGAAIFLASDEAEYVVAQTLNVDGGNWMS, via the coding sequence ATGCGCCTCGCAGGAAAATACGCCGCCATCACCGGCGGCGCCGGCGGCATCGGCCGCGCGATGGCCGCCGGCTTCATCGCCGAAGGCGCCTCGGTCTGCATCGCCGATCGCACCATCGAGGCCGCGACCGCAGCCGCCGAAGCCCTCGGCCCCAACGCTCACGCCTGCGCGCTCGATGTCGCGAAATCGGCATCGATCGCCGAATTCGCCGCCTTCACCGCGCAACGCGGCGGGCTCGACATTCTGGTCAACAACGCCGCGATCTTCGACCTCGCCCCGATCGCGGACATCACCGAAGCCAGCTACGACCGCGTGTTCGCGGTGAACGTCAAAGGCCTGCTGTTCACCCTTCAGGCCATCGCGAACCAGATGATCGCGGCGGGCAAACGGGGCCGCATCGTCAACATGGCCTCGCAGGCCGGCAGGCGAGGGGAGGCGCTGGTCGGCGTCTATTGCGCGAGCAAGGCGGCGGTGATCAGCCTCACCCAATCCGCCGGGCTCGACCTCATCCGCCACGGCATCCGCGTCAACGGCATCGCCCCCGGCGTGGTCGACACCCCGATGTGGGCCGAGGTCGATGCCCTGTTCGCCCGCTACGAAAACCTGCCGCTCGGCGAAAAAAAGCGTCAGGTTGGCCTCGCAGTGCCCTATGGCCGCATGGGCAGGCCCGAAGATCTGGTCGGTGCCGCAATCTTCCTCGCCTCGGACGAGGCCGAATACGTCGTCGCGCAAACCCTCAACGTCGACGGCGGCAACTGGATGAGCTGA
- the zwf gene encoding glucose-6-phosphate dehydrogenase, which yields MNFNHPTIEPFDYIVFGGTGDLSKRKLLPALYHRDLDGQLPETSRIIGSARAEMTRKAFQTLVQKSLEEFVEPDALDKTALKRFLDRLHFVSCDATAARGWPDLAKLLNHEPRAIRVFYLATSPELYGLIADNIHAHKLQTAETRIVLEKPIGHDLASAREINDRVGAVFEERNIFRIDHYLGKETVQNLLVLRFANSLFEPVWNHNGIDHVQITVAETVGVEERGGYYDHTGAMRDMIQNHLMQLLCLVAIEPPSTLEREAVRDEKIKVLKSLAPITQNEISTKTVRGQYRAGAIKGGPVKAYAEEKDIAPGTTTETFAALKVEVKNWRWAGVPFYLRSGKRLPEKVSEIVIQFKPVPYWIFPTGSDQAQPNRLVIRVQPNEHIRLHLWTKEPGPGGLRLRNAPLNLSFAETFKGHLPDAYERLLMDVVRGNATLFMRRDEVEAAWEWTESILDAWKQSGERPKLYTAGTWGPSEAIAMIVRDGRIWFDEQAGDYPGD from the coding sequence ATGAATTTCAACCACCCGACCATCGAGCCCTTCGATTACATCGTGTTCGGCGGCACCGGCGATCTTTCCAAACGCAAGCTCCTGCCCGCTTTGTATCATCGCGACCTCGACGGCCAGTTGCCCGAAACCTCGCGCATCATCGGCTCCGCCCGCGCCGAAATGACCCGCAAGGCCTTCCAGACCCTGGTCCAGAAAAGCCTTGAGGAATTCGTCGAACCCGACGCGCTGGACAAAACCGCCCTCAAGCGGTTCCTCGACCGGCTCCATTTCGTCTCGTGCGACGCCACCGCCGCACGCGGCTGGCCCGACCTCGCGAAGCTCCTGAACCACGAACCGCGCGCCATAAGGGTGTTCTACCTCGCGACCTCGCCGGAGCTTTACGGCCTCATCGCCGACAACATCCACGCCCACAAACTCCAGACCGCGGAAACCCGCATCGTCCTCGAAAAGCCGATCGGCCACGATCTCGCCTCCGCCCGCGAAATCAACGACCGCGTCGGCGCGGTGTTCGAGGAGCGCAACATCTTCCGGATCGATCACTACCTCGGCAAGGAAACCGTGCAGAACCTGCTGGTCCTGCGCTTCGCCAACTCCCTGTTCGAGCCGGTCTGGAACCATAACGGCATCGACCACGTCCAGATCACGGTGGCCGAAACCGTCGGCGTCGAAGAGCGCGGCGGCTATTACGACCATACCGGCGCGATGCGCGACATGATCCAGAACCACCTGATGCAGCTGCTCTGCCTCGTCGCGATCGAACCGCCCTCAACCCTGGAACGCGAGGCGGTGCGCGACGAAAAAATCAAGGTCCTGAAATCCCTCGCCCCCATCACGCAAAACGAAATTTCCACCAAAACCGTGCGCGGCCAGTACCGCGCCGGCGCCATCAAAGGCGGCCCGGTCAAGGCCTATGCCGAGGAAAAGGACATCGCCCCCGGCACCACCACCGAAACCTTCGCCGCCCTCAAGGTCGAGGTGAAAAACTGGCGCTGGGCCGGCGTGCCGTTCTATTTGCGCAGCGGCAAGCGCCTGCCCGAGAAAGTCTCGGAAATCGTCATCCAGTTCAAACCCGTCCCCTACTGGATCTTCCCGACCGGCTCCGATCAGGCCCAGCCCAACCGTCTCGTCATCCGGGTCCAGCCCAACGAGCACATCCGTCTGCATCTCTGGACCAAGGAACCCGGCCCCGGCGGCCTGCGCCTGCGCAACGCCCCGCTCAACCTCAGCTTCGCCGAAACCTTCAAGGGCCACCTGCCCGACGCCTACGAACGCCTGCTGATGGACGTGGTGCGCGGCAACGCCACCCTGTTCATGCGCCGCGACGAGGTCGAAGCCGCCTGGGAATGGACCGAAAGCATCCTCGATGCCTGGAAACAATCCGGCGAACGCCCGAAACTCTACACCGCCGGCACCTGGGGACCCTCCGAAGCCATCGCCATGATCGTGCGCGATGGCCGCATTTGGTTCGACGAACAGGCCGGCGACTATCCCGGTGACTGA
- the edd gene encoding phosphogluconate dehydratase has translation MLNENIARVTDRIRARSAASRAAYLARIETAARRGVHRSAVGCANLAHAVAGCPPADQADLKRDDKPNIAIVTSFNDMLSAHQPFERFPDLIKTAIRSAGGIAQVAGGVPAMCDGVTQGREGMELSLFSRDVIAMATAIALSHDVFDGALLLGVCDKIVPGLVIAALSFGHLPSIFVPAGPMPSGISNPEKSRIRQLAAEGKIGRAELLEAEAASYHSPGTCTFYGTANSNQMLMEIMGLHLPGASFVNPNTPLRDALTEAAARRILEITARGNAFTPVGEMIDERAVVNGMVGLLATGGSTNHTIHLVAMARAAGIHINWHDFSDLSDVVPSLTRIYPNGPADVNQFQQAGGMPVLIASLLDHGLLHGDARTVWSNDGMAAYRDQPTLEAGALRWKPAPAKSADTSILRDAADPFSRDGGLKIMHGNLGEAVAKISAVKPEHRIVEAPALVFRSQEELQAAFKSGDLHRDFIAVVTHQGPTANGMPELHKLTPPLGVLQDLGFKIGLVTDGRMSGASGKIPAAIHVTPECARGGPLAKIRDGDMIRLDCVTGTLAVLVDPAEFAARPLPEIDLSANHHGVGRELFGAFRAAVAGADTGASVFA, from the coding sequence ATGCTGAACGAGAACATTGCCCGCGTGACCGACCGGATCCGCGCGCGCAGCGCGGCGAGCCGTGCCGCCTACCTCGCCCGGATCGAAACCGCCGCAAGGCGCGGCGTCCATCGCAGCGCCGTCGGCTGCGCCAACCTCGCCCATGCCGTCGCCGGCTGCCCGCCCGCCGATCAGGCCGATCTCAAGCGCGACGACAAACCCAACATCGCCATCGTCACCTCGTTCAACGACATGCTCTCCGCCCACCAGCCGTTCGAACGCTTCCCCGACCTGATCAAAACCGCGATCCGCAGCGCGGGCGGCATCGCCCAGGTCGCCGGCGGCGTCCCCGCCATGTGCGATGGCGTCACCCAGGGCCGCGAAGGCATGGAACTCTCGCTCTTCTCGCGGGACGTCATCGCCATGGCCACCGCCATCGCCCTCTCGCACGATGTGTTCGACGGCGCGCTCCTGCTCGGCGTCTGCGATAAAATCGTCCCCGGCCTGGTCATCGCCGCCCTCAGCTTCGGCCACTTGCCGTCGATCTTCGTCCCCGCCGGCCCGATGCCCTCGGGCATTTCCAACCCCGAAAAATCCCGCATCCGCCAGCTCGCCGCCGAAGGCAAGATCGGTCGCGCCGAACTGCTCGAAGCCGAAGCCGCGTCCTACCACAGCCCCGGCACCTGCACTTTCTACGGCACCGCCAATTCCAACCAGATGCTCATGGAAATCATGGGCCTGCATCTGCCCGGCGCCTCCTTCGTCAATCCTAACACGCCCCTGCGCGATGCCCTGACCGAGGCGGCAGCCCGCCGCATTCTCGAAATCACCGCGCGCGGCAACGCCTTCACCCCCGTCGGCGAAATGATCGACGAACGCGCGGTGGTCAACGGCATGGTCGGCCTGCTCGCCACCGGCGGTTCGACCAACCACACCATCCACCTCGTCGCCATGGCCCGCGCCGCCGGCATTCACATCAACTGGCACGATTTCTCCGACCTGTCGGACGTGGTGCCCTCGCTCACCCGCATCTACCCCAACGGCCCGGCGGATGTGAACCAGTTCCAGCAGGCCGGCGGCATGCCGGTGCTGATCGCCTCCCTGCTCGACCACGGGCTCCTCCACGGCGATGCCCGCACCGTCTGGAGCAACGACGGCATGGCAGCCTACCGCGACCAGCCCACCCTCGAAGCCGGCGCGCTTCGCTGGAAACCCGCCCCCGCCAAAAGTGCCGACACGTCCATCCTGCGCGACGCCGCCGACCCGTTCAGCCGCGATGGCGGGCTGAAAATCATGCACGGCAATCTCGGCGAGGCGGTCGCGAAAATCTCCGCCGTCAAGCCAGAACACCGCATCGTCGAAGCCCCCGCCCTCGTGTTCCGCAGCCAGGAGGAGCTTCAGGCCGCCTTCAAATCCGGCGACCTCCACCGCGATTTCATCGCCGTCGTCACCCATCAGGGCCCCACCGCCAACGGCATGCCGGAACTGCACAAACTCACCCCGCCACTCGGCGTGCTGCAGGATCTCGGCTTCAAAATCGGTCTCGTCACCGATGGCCGGATGTCCGGCGCCTCCGGCAAAATCCCCGCCGCCATCCACGTCACCCCCGAATGTGCGCGCGGCGGCCCGCTCGCCAAAATCCGCGACGGCGACATGATCCGGCTCGACTGTGTCACCGGCACCCTCGCCGTCCTGGTCGACCCCGCCGAATTCGCCGCCCGGCCCCTGCCCGAAATCGACCTCTCGGCCAACCACCACGGCGTCGGCCGCGAATTGTTCGGCGCCTTCCGCGCCGCCGTCGCCGGGGCCGATACCGGCGCGAGCGTCTTCGCATGA